Part of the Mycolicibacterium mengxianglii genome is shown below.
GCTCACGCATCGCCGACCTGTCGTCGATGCACACCATCGAGGTGCCGGGAACATCCCGTGGCTGATCGACCAGCACCACCGGCAGCCGACGGTCCAACACCGACTGCAGGTAAGGGTCATCAGCGGAGGCCGAGTACACCACAAAACCGTCGACACCCGCGGACAGCACCGAGCTGTTCCCCTCGGCCACCGTGCGACTGGGCCCGACGGCGACCATCATCAGGCCCTGGCCGACTTCTTCGCAGGACTCGGCCAGCCCGGCAACGAAGTTCAATGCGGCCGGATCACTGAACGAATAGGTCAGCGGCTCGGTGGTGACCAGGCCCACCGCGCCGGCCTTGCGGGTGCGCAGCGACCGGGCCACCGGATCAGGCCCGGCGTAGCCCAACTGCTTGGCGGTGGCGAACACCCGCTCCCGAAGATCGGCCGACAGCTGGTCGGGCCGGTTGTACGCATTGGAGATCGTGGTGCGCGAGACCTTGAGCTCGGCGGCCAGTGAAGCCAAAGTCGCCCGTCGGCGCGGAGCGGGGCTTCTGGACATGCTCTGTGAGGTTAGCCGATGCGGGCCGGGGTTCGGGTCTCGACCGCCGCACCGGGGCGCTGTGCCACCAACCAGACCACCAGCCACACCAGGCAGACGATCGTGACGATGACGAAACTCGGCGGCAGATCGAACACCGATGACGCCACCAACCCGGCCCATACCGCGAACACCGACAGCGCCGTCGAGACCGCCATCGCCGCGACCGGACGGGCGGTCAGCATGATGGCGGTGGCCGCGGGCGTCACCACCAGGGCGAACAGCAGCAGCGTGCCGACAGCCTGCACCGCCATGGTGATGGCCAGCCCCAGCAGCGCCATGAAGACCATGGACAGGGCTCGTACCGGCACCCCTTTGGCCTCTGCCACGTCGGCGTTGACCGAGGCGAACAGCAGGGGACGGAAGATCACGGCGATCGTGGCGGCCAGCACCACGACCAGGATGGCGAAGATCGTCAACTGCTCGCGGGTGACGGCCAGCAGATTGCCGAAGAGCACGTTGGTGACGGTGCTGCTGCTCTTGGTCGCCTGGGAGCTGAAGAACAGGCCCAGCCCGGTGGCGGCCGCCAGCACGGTGCCGGTGGCGATCTCCCGGTCATCGGCCTTCTTGCCCAGCGCGCCGATCACCAGTGCCCCGCCGATGCAGAACACGCCGAGGCCCAGTGTCACCGGCACTCCGAGCAGCA
Proteins encoded:
- a CDS encoding metal ABC transporter permease; translation: MSTQLIALGYQENWWHILTSAFMRNALIGGTLVALAAGLIGYFIVVRNTAFAAHALAHIGFPGATGAVLLGVPVTLGLGVFCIGGALVIGALGKKADDREIATGTVLAAATGLGLFFSSQATKSSSTVTNVLFGNLLAVTREQLTIFAILVVVLAATIAVIFRPLLFASVNADVAEAKGVPVRALSMVFMALLGLAITMAVQAVGTLLLFALVVTPAATAIMLTARPVAAMAVSTALSVFAVWAGLVASSVFDLPPSFVIVTIVCLVWLVVWLVAQRPGAAVETRTPARIG